One Portunus trituberculatus isolate SZX2019 chromosome 43, ASM1759143v1, whole genome shotgun sequence DNA segment encodes these proteins:
- the LOC123518372 gene encoding piggyBac transposable element-derived protein 3-like, translated as MDSGTFYGPKIRSQRFLRDAIDFAETREGDVDIVITGPPGGGDDSDIEQLDDDTLVDVEGMPEEVAGEVDVMYEESDEDTTAYQVSRKKQKLSVPKWKQSHITPQVDLQNDNSVVTLCSNAIGLEPIRPVKRRVKDKGSVNVPQPNVVACYNAGMGGVDLMDRSLADYRPTILGKKWYWTLVVNAINIAVVFSWRVYQLCYISLNQSREQTHDLDLHFQFLQM; from the coding sequence ATGGACTCTGGAACATTTTATGGACCGAAGATCAGATCCCAAAGATTTCTTAGGGATGCCATCGATTTTGCTGAGACCAGAGAAGGAGATGTAGACATTGTTATTACTGGTCCACCAGGTGGAGGTGACGACAGTGATATAGAGCAGCTCGATGATGACACACTTGTAGATGTTGAAGGAATGCCAGAAGAAGTAGCAGGAGAGGTTGATGTTATGTATGAAGAATCTGATGAAGACACTACTGCTTACCAAGTTTCCAGAAAAAAGCAAAAGCTTAGTGTGCCTAAATGGAAACAAAGTCACATTACCCCACAAGTGGACTTACAAAATGACAATTCAGTTGTGACACTCTGTAGCAATGCTATTGGGCTAGAGCCAATACGGCCagtaaagagaagagtgaaggacaAAGGTTCCGTAAATGTTCCTCAGCCAAATGTTGTTGCTTGCTACAATGCAGGTATGGGAGGAGTAGATTTGATGGACAGATCACTAGCAGATTACAGACCCACTATTCTAGGGAAAAAATGGTACTGGACTTTGGTAGTCAATGCAATAAATATTGCAGTTGTGTTTAGTTGGAGAGTTTATCAGCTATGTTACATCAGTCTCAACCAAAGCCGAGAACAGACTCACGACCTGGACCTTCATTTTCAGTTCTTGCAGATGTGA